From Candidatus Nitricoxidivorans perseverans, the proteins below share one genomic window:
- a CDS encoding class I SAM-dependent methyltransferase has product MTDAGCRVCGGKDGHRHFLVREMFFGSREPFDYFECGDCGTVQISDIPGDLARHYPDDYYSFAGSRARPASRIEVALRRMRSDARLTGEGAIGRLLSRLSKRTPACVGWFAGIPVNTGSRIVDVGCGSGALLLSMQRDGFRQLSGLDPFIAETIRYRSGLTIHRRSLAEDAGSYDLIMMNHSFEHMPDPVAAMTHIADHLAPGGRALVRLPIAGGHAWRTYRENWFQLDAPRHLVIPTVRAMHLLAEGAGMEVERCFFDSKADQFLASEAYRMDVPMAEHKHLPPRGEDEMNRLKSMAARLNREGDGDQGGFVLRRKPGESSS; this is encoded by the coding sequence ATGACCGATGCAGGTTGCCGCGTCTGCGGCGGGAAGGATGGCCACCGCCATTTCCTGGTACGCGAAATGTTCTTCGGCAGCCGCGAGCCCTTCGACTACTTCGAATGCGGAGATTGCGGCACGGTCCAGATTTCCGATATTCCCGGCGACCTGGCCAGGCATTATCCGGATGACTACTATTCGTTCGCCGGCAGCCGCGCAAGGCCGGCCTCCCGGATCGAAGTCGCGCTGCGCCGCATGCGCAGCGACGCCCGGCTGACGGGCGAAGGGGCGATCGGCCGTCTGCTGTCCCGCCTGTCGAAAAGAACGCCCGCCTGCGTCGGCTGGTTCGCGGGCATTCCCGTGAACACCGGTTCCCGCATCGTCGATGTCGGCTGCGGGAGCGGTGCGCTGCTCCTGTCCATGCAGAGGGATGGCTTCCGGCAGCTTTCCGGCCTCGATCCATTCATTGCCGAAACGATCAGGTACCGGAGCGGGCTGACGATTCACAGGCGCAGCCTGGCGGAGGATGCCGGAAGCTACGATCTGATCATGATGAATCACTCCTTCGAGCACATGCCCGACCCGGTGGCCGCCATGACCCACATCGCCGACCATCTTGCACCCGGAGGACGCGCACTGGTCCGCCTGCCGATCGCCGGCGGCCATGCATGGCGCACCTACCGGGAAAACTGGTTCCAGCTCGATGCGCCCCGGCACCTGGTGATCCCGACGGTTCGGGCCATGCACCTCCTTGCCGAAGGCGCCGGCATGGAGGTGGAGCGGTGCTTTTTCGACTCCAAGGCAGATCAGTTCCTGGCCAGCGAGGCATATCGGATGGACGTTCCGATGGCAGAGCATAAGCATCTGCCGCCCCGCGGCGAGGATGAAATGAATCGCCTGAAATCGATGGCCGCCAGGCTCAATCGGGAAGGAGATGGGGACCAGGGCGGCTTCGTTCTCAGGCGGAAACCGGGAGAATCGAGTTCCTGA